From Ailuropoda melanoleuca isolate Jingjing chromosome 8, ASM200744v2, whole genome shotgun sequence, a single genomic window includes:
- the LOC100483304 gene encoding olfactory receptor 145, translated as MPLIRMGPENSSVTQFILAGLTNQLGLQIPLFFLFLGFYVVTVVGNLGLITLIGLNSHLHTPMYFFLFNLSFIDFCYSTVITPKMLMSFVLRQNIISYAGCMTQLFFFLFFVVSESFILSAMAYDRYAAICNPLVYMATMSPQVCLLLLLGVYVMGFAGAMAHTACMVRLTFCANNLVNHYMCDILPLLERSCTSTYVNELVVFVVVGIDIGVPTVTIFISYAVILSSILRIHSTKGRSKAFSTCSSHIIAVSLFFGSGAFMYLRPSSLLPMNQGKVSSLFYTIVVPMLNPLIYSLRNKDVKVALKKTLSKKPFS; from the coding sequence ATGCCTTTAATAAGAATGGGACCTGAGAACTCCTCCGTGACACAGTTTATCCTCGCAGGCTTAACCAACCAGCTGGGACTCCAgattcctctcttcttcctgtttctagGTTTCTATGTGGTCACCGTGGTGGGGAACCTGGGCCTGATAACCCTGATTGGGCTCAATTCTCACCtacacacccccatgtactttttcctcttcaaCTTGTCCTTCATAGATTTCTGCTATTCCACTGTTATCACGCCCAAGATGCTGATGAGTTTTGTCTTGAGGCAGAACATCATCTCCTATGCAGGGTGTATGACTCagctcttcttctttcttttctttgttgtctcTGAGTCCTTCATCCTGTCGGCAATGGCATATGACCGCTATGCCGCCATCTGTAACCCACTGGTGTACATGGCCACCATGTCTCCTCAGGTCTGCCTACTCCTTCTGTTGGGTGTCTATGTGATGGGGTTTGCTGGGGCAATGGCCCACACAGCATGCATGGTGAGACTGACCTTCTGCGCCAACAATCTGGTTAACCACTACATGTGTGACATCCTTCCTCTTCTTGAGCGTTCTTGCACCAGCACCTATGTAAATGAGCtggtagtttttgttgttgtgggcATCGATATTGGTGTGCCCACAGTTACCATCTTCATTTCTTATGCCGTCATCCTATCCAGCATTCTCCGTATTCATTCTACCAAGGGCAGGTCCAAAGCCTTTAGCACCTGCAGCTCCCACATAATCgcagtttctctcttctttgggtcAGGGGCGTTTATGTACCTCAGACCATCCTCTCTTTTACCTATGAATCAGGGGAAAGTGTCCTCCTTGTTCTACACCATCGTTGTGCCCATGCTCAACCCACTAATCTATAGCTTGAGGAATAAAGACGTCAAAGTTGCTCTGAAGAAAACATTGAGCAAAAAACCATTCTCTTGA